A region of Pseudomonas sp. Marseille-Q3773 DNA encodes the following proteins:
- a CDS encoding GMC family oxidoreductase, with the protein MPVPDPFRQGLERGWTTHDASRLEQDLTLEADVAVIGSGAGGATSAQMLSAAGFKVLLVEEGPLKTSSDFHLLENEAYASLYQEGLGRMSKDGAITILQGRAVGGTTLVNWTSSFRTPPETLAYWASAHNVSGLDETQMRPWFERIEQELGISPWALPLNANNDVLRRGCEQLGYRWAVIPRNVRGCWNLGYCGMGCPVNAKQSMLVTRIPATLEQGGELLYLARAERFEHNGERIHGLTCQALDSQGIHPSGRQVHIRARHYVLAGGGINSPALLLRSAAPDPHGRLGKRTFLHLVNFSAARFNERIDPYYGAPQSIYSDHFQWQGGVDGPIGYKLEVPPLHPALASTLLGGYGEDNARRMAELPHTHVMLALLRDGFHPQSPGGTVELRGDGSPVLDYPLTGYLYDGLRRAYRSMAHIQFAAGATQVTPVHSDARAASSLQQALAMIDSLRLEPFRTRLGSAHVMGGCALGEDPRQAVCDSLGRHHQLENLSIHDGSLFPTSIGANPQLSVYAISARLSEALIARLAHSA; encoded by the coding sequence CGCCGGCTTCAAGGTGCTGCTGGTCGAAGAAGGCCCGTTGAAGACCAGCAGCGATTTCCACCTGCTGGAAAACGAAGCCTACGCCAGCCTGTACCAGGAAGGCCTGGGCCGCATGAGCAAGGATGGCGCCATCACCATTCTGCAGGGCCGCGCCGTGGGTGGCACCACGCTGGTCAATTGGACTTCGAGTTTTCGCACCCCGCCCGAGACCTTGGCGTACTGGGCTTCGGCCCATAACGTGAGCGGCCTGGACGAAACGCAGATGCGCCCCTGGTTCGAACGTATCGAACAGGAACTGGGCATCAGCCCCTGGGCACTGCCGCTGAATGCCAACAACGACGTGCTGCGCCGTGGCTGCGAGCAGCTGGGCTACCGCTGGGCGGTGATTCCGCGCAACGTGCGCGGCTGTTGGAACCTGGGCTATTGCGGCATGGGTTGCCCGGTGAATGCCAAGCAATCAATGCTCGTGACCCGCATTCCCGCCACGCTCGAGCAAGGCGGCGAGTTACTCTATCTGGCCCGGGCCGAGCGCTTCGAGCACAACGGCGAACGCATCCATGGCCTGACCTGCCAGGCGCTGGACAGCCAGGGCATACACCCTTCGGGCCGCCAGGTCCACATTCGCGCGCGCCATTACGTTCTGGCCGGGGGCGGTATCAACAGTCCGGCGCTACTGCTGCGGTCCGCTGCGCCCGACCCGCACGGCCGCCTGGGCAAGCGTACCTTCCTGCACCTGGTGAACTTCAGCGCAGCACGCTTCAACGAACGTATCGATCCTTACTACGGCGCCCCGCAATCCATCTACAGTGACCACTTCCAATGGCAAGGCGGCGTCGACGGCCCGATTGGCTACAAGCTGGAGGTACCGCCGTTGCACCCGGCCCTGGCCAGCACCCTGCTGGGTGGGTATGGCGAGGACAATGCCCGGCGCATGGCCGAGCTACCCCATACCCATGTGATGCTGGCACTGCTGCGCGACGGCTTTCACCCGCAAAGCCCGGGTGGGACGGTGGAGCTGCGCGGCGATGGCTCCCCAGTGCTCGACTATCCGCTTACCGGCTACCTGTATGACGGTTTGCGCCGCGCCTATCGCAGCATGGCGCACATCCAGTTCGCCGCCGGCGCCACCCAGGTAACCCCCGTGCACAGCGATGCCCGTGCTGCGTCCAGCCTGCAACAGGCCCTGGCCATGATCGACAGCCTGCGCCTGGAGCCATTCCGCACGCGCCTGGGCAGCGCCCACGTGATGGGCGGTTGTGCCCTGGGGGAAGACCCGCGCCAGGCGGTATGCGACAGCCTGGGCCGCCATCACCAGCTGGAAAACCTGTCGATACACGACGGTTCGCTGTTCCCCACCAGCATCGGCGCCAACCCGCAATTGTCGGTATATGCCATCAGCGCCAGGCTCAGCGAGGCCCTGATTGCCCGCCTGGCACACAGCGCATGA